A window of Panthera leo isolate Ple1 chromosome D2, P.leo_Ple1_pat1.1, whole genome shotgun sequence contains these coding sequences:
- the CALHM3 gene encoding calcium homeostasis modulator protein 3 — MEKFRVLFQHFQSSSESVMNGICLLLAAVTVKLYSSFDFNCPCLARYNALYGLGLLLTPPLALFLCGLLANRQSVVMVEEWCRPVGHRRKDPGIIRYMCSSVLQRALAAPLVWILLALLDGKCFVCAFSSSVDPEKFLDFANMTPSQVQLFLAKVPCKEDELVRDSPARKAVSRYLRCLSQAIGWSITLLLIILAFLGRCLRPCFDQTVFLQRRYWSNYVDLEQKLFDETCCEHARDFAHRCVLHFFANMQSEMRARGLRRDTADRDPEPPETPGPHDGLDCGGSGKAHLRAVCSREQVDRLLSTWYSSKPPLDLLASPGIWGGRGGLNHRALTVAPGTRLSQHTGV, encoded by the exons ATGGAAAAGTTCCGTGTGCTCTTCCAGCACTTCCAGTCCAGCTCAGAGTCAGTGATGAATGGCATCTGCCTGCTGCTGGCCGCGGTCACCGTCAAGCTGTACTCCTCCTTCGACTTCAATTGCCCCTGCCTGGCACGCTACAATGCCCTCTATGGCCTGGGCCTGCTGCTGACACCCCCACTTGCCCTTTTCCTCTGTGGCCTCCTTGCCAACCGGCAGTCCGTGGTGATGGTTGAGGAGTGGTGCCGGCCCGTGGGGCACCGGAGGAAGGACCCTGGCATCATCAG GTATATGTGCTCCTCTGTGCTGCAGCGAGCGCTGGCTGCCCCCCTTGTCTGGATCCTCCTGGCCCTCCTCGACGGGAAGTGCTTCGTGTGTGCCTTCAGCAGCTCCGTGGACCCCGAAAAGTTTCTGGACTTTGCCAACATGACCCCCAGCCAGGTGCAGCTTTTCCTGGCCAAGGTGCCCTGCAAGGAGGATGAGCTGGTCAGGGACAGCCCCGCGAGAAAGGCAGTGTCTCGCTACCTACGATGCCTGTCACAG gccatCGGCTGGAGTATCACCCTGCTGCTGATCATCCTGGCTTTCCTGGGCCGCTGCCTGAGGCCCTGCTTCGACCAGACGGTCTTCCTGCAGCGCAGATACTGGAGCAACTACGTGGACCTGGAGCAGAAGCTCTTCGACGAGACGTGCTGTGAGCATGCGCGGGACTTCGCGCACCGCTGCGTGCTGCACTTCTTTGCCAACATGCAGAGCGAGATGCGGGCACGGGGGCTGCGCCGGGACACCGCGGACAGGGACCCCGAGCCCCCCGAGACTCCCGGGCCCCACGATGGCCTGGACTGCGGCGGAAGCGGGAAGGCCCACCTGCGTGCCGTTTGCAGCCGGGAGCAGGTGGACCGCCTCCTGAGCACCTGGTACTCCAGCAAACCGCCACTCGACCTCCTGGCATCCCCTGGGATctgggggggtaggggagggctCAACCACCGCGCCCTCACGGTGGCCCCAGGCACCAGGCTGTCCCAGCACACCGGCGTGTAG